Proteins co-encoded in one Podospora pseudoanserina strain CBS 124.78 chromosome 7 map unlocalized CBS124.78p_7, whole genome shotgun sequence genomic window:
- the AOS1 gene encoding E1 ubiquitin-activating protein aos1 (COG:O; EggNog:ENOG503NZZ3), protein MEAPTSEPAGNPNGTGNTQNLTVPVMQENTNGSVPAPTSTISNGISADEIALYDRQIRLWGLKAQESIRNANILLITMKALANEIAKNLVLAGINSLTLCDHSPVLPSDLTSQFFLPSDRSPVGTNRAIAASTNIQRLNPRVSINIDTLDIRLKPPSYFSAFDIIIATDLDAPTLNLINTATRLNNRKFYAAGSHGMYGFLFSDLIEHDFIISRSISNVPTVVGPESPTRSIISSSPDPNDPKVENVTKRELFSTWLLASSSPLPAEILKSPRRKKVVTPILSCLRGLWEFESQFGIRPNPNDKAQLAQFTILCGEQHKALGLPAETLRSETLRAFLQNIGGEVSPVAAVLGGQLAQDVINVLGRTQQPIQNFVVFDGERSEAGVYALHPTEGELGRGLLPISGGQQQQQQQQQQQMGSEEVIDLN, encoded by the exons ATGGAGGCTCCAACCTCCGAACCAGCCGGCAACCCCAATGGCACTGGGAACACCCAGAATCTCACGGTTCCTGTGATGCAAGAGAACACCAATGGATCTGTTCCAGCACCCACCTCGACCATATCAAATGGCATCAGCGCAG ATGAAATCGCCCTCTACGACCGACAAATCCGCCTCTGGGGTCTCAAAGCCCAAGAATCCATCCGCAAcgccaacatcctcctcataACAATGAAAGCCCTCGCCAACGAAATCGCCAAAAACCTCGTCCTAGCCGGCATCAACTCCCTGACCCTCTGCGACCACTCCCCCGTCCTACCCTccgacctcacctcccaattcttcctcccctctgACCGCTCCCCAGTCGGCACCAACCgcgccatcgccgcctcaACCAACATTCAACGCCTTAACCCCCGCGTTAGTATTAACATCGACACCCTCGACATCCGcctcaaacccccttcctACTTCTCCGCctttgacatcatcatcgccactgACCTCGACGCTCCCACCCTAAACCTAATCAACACAGCCACCCGCCTCAACAACCGCAAATTCTACGCGGCCGGCTCTCACGGGATGTACGGGTTCTTGTTCTCGGACCTCATCGAGCACGACTTCATCATCTCAAGATCCATCTCCAACGTCCCCACCGTGGTAGGACCGGAATCCCCCACAAGATCAatcatctcctccagccccgaCCCCAACGACCCCAAAGTCGAAAACGTCACAAAACGAGAACTCTTTTCAACATGGCTACTGGCTagttcctcccccctcccagcggAAATTCTCAAATCCCCCCGCCGCAAAAAAGTGGTCACCCCTATTTTGTCTTGTCTGCGAGGGCTCTGGGAGTTTGAATCGCAGTTTGGCATTCGGCCCAACCCGAATGATAAGGCGCAACTGGCGCAGTTTACGATTTTGTGCGGGGAGCAGCACAAGGCGCTTGGGCTGCCGGCTGAGACGCTGAGGAGTGAGACGTTGAGGGCATTTTTGCAGAATATTGGGGGGGAGGTCTCGCctgtggcggcggtgttgggggggCAGCTGGCGCAGGATGTGATTAATGTGCTTGGGAGGACGCAGCAGCCGATTCAGAACtttgtggtgtttgatggggagaggtCGGAGGCGGGGGTGTATGCGTTACATCCGAccgagggggagttggggagggggttgttgcctATTAGTGGggggcagcaacagcaacagcaacagcagcagcagcagatgggGAGTGAGGAGGTTATTGATTTGAattga
- a CDS encoding uncharacterized protein (EggNog:ENOG503P0NV): MSGNSSQRNDPLDDSRPWWFPRVPSRRERIPGERRRTAPTTITTTSGEFHRAIARYNRNIERVRRNLDAVENRRYHPEASMSSADRDLRRRFNRDPPTTNDPPAVPGAPSLPPLRSLGSRARPGMASGSGSRSSRYRPERLLRATNFDSRINNTSSHVVSDEHPDANSHLRALLDLPNIGTLISPLAPTSTTPTLYNQDTEDTRRTKRRKLDNDKVGPKFKGFHYGHYGQLEPGRLTMEIVSCDGGLYQESLQYPPENILKNDDSVYCTKGNRCNIILRHTGGTVFSLTELVIKAPGSSYSCPVREGMVFVAMKSDELLTRTAQYQIQYLPPQQRTNNTLVYSVRHEEDGSSITRLQPPVREFSFGLDDDEDYRTAQIPPEFAVPPPPFNITTECTDDGSDDDDDGRVLPPHLRSRNRRTPNRIGSLPFESESSEEDRDPWGNPSSDWRAFDNLTRRRYSARGGGRQHESTSSTTLEEAQEASQIATQEAVRAVGGELMAPLAHFFIEKDKNKCTIRFDPPVSGRFILLKMWSPPQDLSDRSSNIDIEAVVAQGFAGPRYFPSVELA; the protein is encoded by the exons ATG TCTGGCAACTCCTCGCAGCGCAACGACCCATTGGATGATTCCAGGCCGTGGTGGTTTCCACGAGTGCCCAGCAGACGAGAGCGGATCCCTGGTGAACGACGCCGTACAGCTCCAACCACAATCACAACCACGTCTGGAGAATTTCATAGAGCTATAGCGAGGTATAACCGAAACATTGAACGGGTCCGCCGGAATCTCGACGCTGTAGAAAACCGACGTTATCATCCGGAAGCCAGCATGTCCTCTGCTGATAGGGATCTGCGACGAAGATTCAATCGTGAtccgcccaccaccaacgaccCGCCCGCAGTCCCCGGCGCTCCctcactcccccctctccggTCTCTTGGCTCGAGAGCTCGACCTGGCATGGCGTCGGGGTCAGGCTCACGATCAAGCCGCTACCGCCCCGAGCGGTTGCTCCGCGCCACCAACTTTGATTCCCGCATCAACAATACTTCTTCGCATGTCGTCTCCGATGAGCATCCCGACGCCAACTCTCACCTTCGCGCCCTCTTGGACTTGCCCAATATCGGCACCCTCATCTCACCACTGGCTCCCACGAGCACGACGCCCACATTGTACAACCAGGACACCGAGGACACCCGTCGCACCAAGCGGCGAAAGCTGGACAATGACAAGGTCGGTCCAAAGTTCAAGGGGTTCCATTATGGACATTATGGACAGTTGGAGCCCGGCAGATTGACCATGGAGATTGTGAGCTGTGACGGGGGGCTCTATCAAGAATCACTACAATACCCGCCGGAAAATATCCTGAAGAATGACGATTCAGTGTACTGCACCAAAGGCAATCGGTGCAACATCATCCTGAGGCATACAGGCGGGACCGTTTTCAGCCTTACCGAGCTTGTCATCAAGGCCCCTGGATCAAGCTACTCATGCCC GGTTAGAGAAGGGATGGTGTTCGTGGCCATGAAGTCAGACGAGCTCCTCACCCGCACAGCGCAGTATCAGATCCAGTATCTTCCCCCGCAACAAAGGACAAATAACACCCTAGTATATTCGGTCCGTCATGAGGAGGACGGTAGTTCCATCACACGCCTTCAACCACCAGTGCGGGAATTCAGCTTTGGTttggacgacgatgaggactATAGAACAGCCCAAATCCCACCAGAGTTTGCTGTACCGCCACCCCCATTCAACATTACGACAGAATGTACCGACGATGGTagcgacgacgatgatgatggacgTGTACTTCCCCCCCATCTCCGGTCACGTAACAGAAGGACGCCGAACCGTATAGGGTCACTGCCATTTGAGAGCGAGAGCAGCGAAGAGGACCGAGACCCATGGGGTAACCCCTCCTCGGACTGGAGAGCTTTCGATAACTTGACTCGGCGTCGATATTCCGCTCGCGGTGGCGGACGGCAGCATGAAAGTACCAGCAGTACGACGTTggaagaagcccaagaagcttCGCAAATCGCAACGCAAGAGGCGGTACGGGCAGTTGGTGGCGAGCTCATGGCACCGTTGGCACACTTCTTTATCGAAAAGGATAAGAATAAGTGCACCATTCGGTTTGATCCGCCAGTGAGTGGGCGTTTTATACTCCTCAAGATGTGGAGTCCTCCACAGGACCTGTCTGATCGGTCGAGCAATATCGATATCGAGGCAGTGGTTGCCCAAGGATTTGCCGGGCCAAGGTACTTTCCTTCAGTGGAGCTTGCCTAA
- the TIF6 gene encoding Eukaryotic translation initiation factor 6 (BUSCO:EOG092644O2; COG:J; EggNog:ENOG503NW87), with protein sequence MAVRAQFENSNEVGVFSTLTNSYALVAVGASENFYSVFEAELQDVIPICRTTIAGTRIIGRLTAGNRKGLLVPTTTTDQELQHLRNSLPDEIRIQRIEERLSALGNVIVCNDHTALVHPDLEPETEEIIADVLGVEVFRQTIADHVLVGTYMALSNQGGLVHPKTSIQDQDELSSLLQVPLVAGSVNRGSNVIGGGMVVNDWMAVTGLDTTAPELSVIESVFRLGEGAAPGAINTTMKETMVESFY encoded by the exons ATGGCTGTCAGAGCGCAATTTGAGAACTCCAACGA AGTTGGTGTCTTTTCCACCCTCACAAACTCTTACGCCCTCGTGGCGGTCGGTGCCAGCGAAAACTTCTACAGCGTGTTCGAGGCCGAGCTCCAGGATGTCATTCCCATCTGCAGAACGACGATTGCCGGCACGCGGATCATTGGGCGGTTAACAGCTGG TAACCGAAAAGGTCTTCTCgtccccaccacaaccaccgacCAAGAACTCCAACACCTCCgcaactccctccccgacgAAATTCGCATACAGCGTATCGAGGAGCGTCTCTCGGCCCTCGGCAACGTCATTGTCTGCAACGATCACACAGCCCTCGTCCACCCCGATCTAGAGCCTGAGACGGAAGAGATCATCGCTGATGTCCTCGGTGTGGAAGTTTTCAGGCAAACCATTGCTGATCACGTGTTGGTGGGCACATACATGGCGCTGAGCAACCAAGGCGGTCTGGTGCACCCCAAGACGAGCATTCAGGACCAGGACGAGCTGAGCAGCTTGCTGCAGGTACCTCTTGTGGCGGGCAGTGTCAACAGAGGTAGCAATGTTATTGGCGGCGGCATGGTGGTGAACGACTGGATGGCGGTGACGGGGCTGGATACCACAGCGCCAGAACTCAGCGTGATTGAGAGTGTGTTCAGGCTGGGTGAGGGTGCGGCGCCGGGGGCGATTAATACGACCATGAAAGAGACGATGGTGGAGTCGTTCTACTGA
- a CDS encoding uncharacterized protein (EggNog:ENOG503P4RN), giving the protein MLSDDNPVSSSPQPPRSGQTVHPILPAQQAAAVPEARALRGSSAGSSQDNGYGSPRQELERRATVTPNPPPPPPASAHQQSSPFSFIAPKPSLPPFSEYHSGYSDADLEESSSTCPSPSLFGPPHNKHLHRRQQSFPNLFPLALRNQSRTPSPTRKKTHHQRFPSEQMPYTGEGRIRQRAESPRSGLAGWLSGTAAGSALGMTPNSSIDDRTNNNNSSTIPTTGGNDKNQISEAPDMMTPTRPPLNDHLSHHLPPQKQPPPLPQEEEEGL; this is encoded by the coding sequence ATGCTAAGCGACGACAACCCTGTTTCGTcctccccacaacctcccaggTCTGGCCAGACTGTTCATCCTATCCTTCCTGCtcaacaagcagcagccGTGCCAGAAGCCCGCGCCTTACGAGGATCATCAGCTGGCAGTAGCCAGGATAATGGATACGGCTCTCCACGCCAGGAGCTTGAGCGGCGCGCGACGGTAAcaccaaatccaccaccaccaccaccagcatcgGCGCACCAGCAGTCCTCGCCCTTTAGCTTTATCGCGCCGAAGCCATCTCTTCCGCCCTTCTCGGAATATCACAGCGGGTATTCTGATGCCGACCTCGAagaatcctcctccacctgtcCATCACCGTCACTCTTTGGGCCACCACATAATAAACATCTACACCGCCGGCAGCAGTCATTCCCCAACTTGTTCCCCCTGGCACTGCGGAACCAAAGCCGGACCCCTTccccgacgaggaagaagacccACCATCAACGATTTCCGTCTGAACAAATGCCATACACAGGAGAAGGGAGGATACGCCAAAGGGCGGAAAGCCCACGATCAGGCCTGGCAGGGTGGTTAAgtggaacagcagcagggtcAGCGCTGGGGATGACCCCGAACAGCAGCATTGATGACcggaccaacaacaacaactccagCACCATCCCGACAACGGGTGGCAATGATAAAAATCAAATTTCTGAAGCCCCTGACATGATGACACCCACCCGTCCCCCCCTCAACGATcatctctcccaccacctcccaccccaaaaacagccaccaccactcccgcaggaggaggaggagggactATGA
- a CDS encoding uncharacterized protein (EggNog:ENOG503P4RN) yields the protein MEAADELLTLNIETALFPPSSTPGNETFSPAAFKNFQANAVGLLTKYQTAYKSQSGTIHNLRQEHSAQKDELEEAETRAKHLKFQLENMAKELAEQQHKVRALTEELQHERERSKAPSVVLSEDLGVDKIRHHKRRSGESWSADDDEEVESAESESVFSSRCRSPVPETPVQGGFPGGNSKLGTPITSSTTPRQQTQQPKPVTMNAFQKIFRGVVAAGEEGGCRNCKGQDASVAWDTVGLLRDENRQLKTRVGELEGAVEGALDLVNGIGM from the coding sequence ATGGAAGCCGCTGACGAGCTGTTGACGCTCAACATTGAAACCGCCTtgtttcccccttcctccaccccaggAAACGAAACattctcccccgccgcctttAAAAACTTTCAAGCCAACGCTGTCGGGTTGCTGACTAAATACCAAACCGCCTACAAATCCCAGTCAGGCACAATCCACAACCTACGTCAGGAACACTCCGCCCAGAAAGACGAGCTGGAAGAGGCGGAAACAAGGGCGAAGCACCTGAAATTTCAACTGGAAAACATGGCCAAGGAGCTGgcggagcagcagcacaaggTTCGGGCATTAACTGAAGAACTCCAGCACGAAAGGGAGAGGAGTAAAGCCCCCTCTGTGGTGTTATCTGAAGATCTCGGTGTTGACAAAATCCGGCATCATAAGCGCCGCAGCGGGGAGAGCTGGTCAgcggatgatgacgaggaggtggagagcgCGGAGAGTGAAAGTGTGTTTAGCAGTAGGTGTAGGAGCCCGGTGCCGGAGACGCCTGTACAGGGGGGGTTTCCCGGGGGGAATAGTAAGTTGGGCACGCCAATAACTAGCAGCACGACGCCGAGACAGCAGACGCAGCAGCCGAAGCCGGTGACGATGAATGCCTTTCAAAAGATTtttaggggggtggtggcggccggggaggaaggggggtgtaGGAACTGCAAAGGGCAGGATGCGAGTGTGGCTTGGGATACGGTTGGCTTGCTGAGGGATGAGAATAGACAGCTCAAGACAcgggtgggggagctggagggggcggtggaaGGGGCATTGGATTTGGTTAATGGGATTGGCATGTGA
- the POP2 gene encoding CCR4-NOT core DEDD RNase subunit (BUSCO:EOG09262K67; EggNog:ENOG503NXJE; COG:A): protein MPPPNNMNRFQGGPNTMYHQQQYQTHAPQTSGHPPPLGGNPAYLNQLSAAGNPFGATSNLMGLAGGMGAAAGGFNAETGLASHAARMGFHSGAMQQAQAQQQQVLQQQQQHLQAQQHGQHPALHPAQHTPQQSHALEHTTRAAQNKGRIREVWKHNLEEEFEILRDLIQTHKYVAMDTEFPGVVSRPMGGFRGKSDYHYQCLRTNVDMLSVIQIGIALFNEDGEQPTSVDAPSQWSNPRRTGTQAPLPFAWQFNFKFSLEDDMYNETSIESLQHAGIDFKRMEQDGIDPFKFAALLIPSGLVLEDDVYWISFHGGYDFGYLTKLLMPKNLPGDEGDFDEEMKRWFPATYDVKHLMKHAIKLQNSGQLEVRDPGVVDILTKFEQKAGLEHIAETLKIKRVGSAHQAGSDSLLTGRVFFELRKRIFNGHIPEEHLGKVWGLGVPDYSIGAQQFNSGQQQSTANKSNNADGSAANGATPSTPNTNNVGLANNTTPAPASHQTNGVNNQSNNNNAAAGSSGGNAAQSVGGGMGPMTPGGGGGVFGAFAFGGGNTNSAR from the exons ATGCCCCCGCCAAACAACATGAACCGCTTTCAAGGCGGGCCGAACACCATGTACCATCAACAGCAATATCAGACACACGCACCTCAAACCTCGggccacccaccaccactgggTGGAAACCCTGCTTATCTCAACCAACTGTCTGCCGCTGGCAATCCTTTTGGAGCGACCAGCAACCTGATGGGCCTTGCCGGTGGAATGGGTGCCGCTGCTGGCGGCTTCAATGCCGAAACCGGCCTCGCAAGCCATGCCGCGCGAATGGGCTTCCATAGCGGGGCAATGCAGCAGGCGCaagctcaacagcaacaggttctgcagcagcagcagcaacacctgCAGGCACAGCAACATGGCCAACACCCCGCTCTCCATCCTGCCCAACACACTCCACAACAAAGCCATGCCTTGGAACACACAACGCGGGCGGCCCAGAACAAGGGAAGGATACGGGAGGTGTGGAAGCACaatctggaggaggagtttgagattCTGCGAGATCTGATACAGACACATAAATATGTGGCTATG GACACGGAATTTCCGGGTGTTGTATCGAGGCCAATGGGCGGATTTAGGGGGAAAAGCGATTACCATTACCAATGCCTGCGGACAAACGTCGATATGCTCAGCGTTATTCAGATCGGAATCGCGCTTTTCAACGAGGATGGTGAACAACCGACTTCTGTAGACGCACCGTCCCAATGGTCAAACCCTAGGAGGACAGGCACTCAAGCGCCACTGCCTTTCGCCTGGCAATTCAACTTCAAATTCTCTCTTGAGGACGACATGTACAACGAGACCTCGATTGAATCACTCCAGCATGCCGGTATCGATTTTAAGCGAATGGAGCAGGACGGCATCGATCCTTTCAAGTTCGCTGCGCTCTTGATACCATCTGGCCTGGTTCTTGAGGATGATGTATATTGGATAAGCTTTCACGGCGGATATGACTTCGGTTACCTGACCAAGCTCTTGATGCCCAAGAACCTTCCCGGCGACGAGGgcgactttgacgaggagatgaagaggtgGTTTCCTGCCACGTATGATGTGAAGCACCTGATGAAGCATGCCATCAAGCTTCAAAACAGCGGCCAGCTTGAAGTCCGGGACCCTGGTGTGGTCGATATTCTGACGAAGTTCGAGCAGAAGGCCGGCCTCGAACACATTGCCGAGACACTCAAAATCAAGCGGGTAGGCAGCGCCCACCAGGCTGGGTCGGACAGCTTGCTCACTGGGCGAGTATTCTTTGAGTTGCGAAAGCGCATCTTCAACGGCCACATTCCGGAAGAACACCTGGGCAAAGTGTGGGGATTGGGTGTGCCAGACTATTCCATCGGTGCGCAGCAGTTCAACAGCGGGCAACAGCAGTCCACGGccaacaagagcaacaaTGCCGATGGCTCCGCTGCGAATGGTGCTACCCCAAGCACGCCCAACACAAACAATGTTGGACtagccaacaacaccacgccGGCCCCAGCATCCCATCAAACCAATGGTGTGAACAACCAGTCAAACAATAACAATGCTGCTGCCGGGTCTTCTGGCGGAAATGCCGCCCAGAGCGTGGGTGGAGGCATGGGTCCAATGACAcctggagggggaggaggagtattTGGGGCGTTTGCTTTTGGCGGCGGAAATACCAACAGCGCTAGATAG
- a CDS encoding uncharacterized protein (EggNog:ENOG503P7WR; COG:S), which produces MYPTRILRSALPQLGDEKPNITGFSMKKFLANTKKPRYDPWERSEAWRYTGRFSRFNRYRNTLPGFGTAVVAFTAYCVYEQLFLKKDEHHHGEEHH; this is translated from the exons ATGTATCCCACAAG AATACTCCGCtccgccctcccccagcttggGGACGAGAAGCCAAACATCACCGGCTTCTCCATGAAGAAGTTCCTCGCCAATACAAAGAAGCCCCGTTACGACCCCTGGGAGAGAAG TGAGGCTTGGCGATACACCGGCCGCTTCAGCCGATTCAACAGATACAGGAACACCCTCCCCGGGTTCGGTACTGCCGTCGTCGCTTTCACAGCCTACTGCGTCTACGAGCAGCtcttcttgaagaaggatgagCACCACCACGGCGAGGAGCACCACTGA
- the FYV10 gene encoding GID complex subunit containing RING finger motif (BUSCO:EOG09261O7R; COG:S; EggNog:ENOG503NUTP) gives MSGACPYRSLSVPARQRTPTPDLLVTSTTTFPLPTLPATSSYPHTRRGTWEANKTMADHGASKINHDNHLLLDQPLLRLPYELLRKNIRSAHYHIEWDTNAVKDLLKETATNSINQKASKQDVVNNLDQMLARMRGLKRKLSTYAEEENRLYGQSTARVAHLRELSDVHTVEDVKYEAWSRQRLDRLVVDYMLRHGYNKSANALAEERNMLGLVDIDTFVAMSKIRQSLENGSVQEALVWCNENKKELRKMQSKLEFELRCQQYIELNRSSSPKLEAINHAKKHIMPFSKTYPTEVSHIAGLLAYRADTPHEPYASLYSSARWKKLADLFTDAHLKLLGLPQFPLLHIALSSGLSALKTPACHSSQQNQSHQGQKSHKSATPGPGQGEEQESRSHGTASLQTSVCPICSTELNALARNVPYAHHSKSHLLEHDLMLLPNGRVYGKAQLDEYAEKSRLAAGEVKDLVTGEKFREDELKKVFIT, from the exons ATGAGTGGGGCATGTCCCTATCGGTCTTTATCGGTCCCAGCCCGTCAACGAACACCAACTCCCGACCTGCTCGTGACAAGCACAACCACATTTCCATTGCCAACTCTTCCAGCAACTTCATCATATCCACATACCCGGAGAGGCACGTGGGAAGCAAACAAAACCATGGCCGATCATGGCGCCTCCAAGATTAaccacgacaaccacctcctcctg gaccaacccctcctccgactTCCATACGAGCTACTACGCAAGAATATCCGATCGGCGCACTATCATATCGAGTGGGATACGAATGCTGTCAAGGACCTGCTCAAAGAGACCGCCACCAACTCCATCAACCAGAAAGCATCCAAACAAGATGTCGTCAACAACCTTGACCAGATGCTGGCTAGAATGCGCGGTCTCAAGAGGAAGTTAAGCACCTATGCCGAAGAGGAAAATCGCTTGTACGGCCAGTCGACCGCCAGGGTCGCACACCTTCGAGAGCTATCCGACGTGCACACCGTCGAAGATGTCAAATACGAAGCCTGGTCACGTCAGCGTCTTGACCGCTTGGTAGTCGACTACATGCTTCGACACGGCTACAATAAGTCCGCCAACGCCCTTGCCGAGGAGAGAAACATGCTCGGGCTAGTCGACATTGATACATTTGTTGCCATGAGCAAGATCCGGCAGTCTCTCGAGAACGGCAGTGTGCAGGAGGCACTCGTTTGGTGCAACGAAAACAAGAAAGAGCTTCGCAAGATGCAGTCGAAGCTCGAGTTTGAGCTACGTTGCCAACAATACATCGAACTCAACCGCAGCTCTTCCCCCAAGCTGGAGGCTATTAACCATGCCAAGAAGCACATTATGCCCTTTAGCAAGACCTACCCAACAGAGGTCAGCCACATCGCTGGCTTATTAGCTTACCGCGCTGACACGCCTCACGAACCCTATGCCTCTCTCTACAGCTCAGCTCGATGGAAAAAGCTTGCCGATTTGTTCACCGACGCCCACCTTAAGCTGCTCGGCCTTCCTCAGTTTCCGCTTTTGCACATTGCTTTGTCGTCTGGCCTTTCAGCCCTCAAAACGCCAGCTtgccacagcagccaacagaACCAGAGCCACCAAGGGCAAAAATCACACAAGTCAGCTACGCCGGGCCCGGGGCAAGGTGAGGAGCAAGAATCACGAAGTCATGGCACGGCAAGTCTACAAACGAGCGTCTGCCCAATCTGCTCGACTGAGCTCAACGCCCTGGCTCGTAACGTACCATATGCCCATCACAGCAAGAGTCATTTGCTGGAACATGACTTGATGTTGCTGCCAAACGGGAGGGTGTATGGCAAGGCGCAGCTCGACGAATATGCGGAAAAGTCACGGCTAGCCGCGGGAGAAGTCAAGGACCTGGTAACGGGAGAGAAGTTTAGGGAGGAcgagttgaagaaggttTTCATCACTTGA
- the CBF1 gene encoding basic helix-loop-helix protein (BUSCO:EOG09263P17; EggNog:ENOG503P143; COG:K): MAATVGIEQQHTDLSEITTSPGHKRKRNTESISPDSRRSKRPAPPATMNVTDSEAQAFLENTAVSIAQAAHDQVNVDDFSVLAQATADHAEEPGDANNATSTAAAALNMYPSLHVPQPTEETFVNQQTSEPQHDENAFNMSGPHPDGLPAMPRAVNMHPQLQNGVQQVQQVQQVQQVPQEQRYTPASNPKPAVGSEEWHKMRKDNHKEVERRRRETINEGINELAKIVPGCEKNKGSILQRAVSFITQLKENETQNIEKWTLEKLLTEQAIAELSQSNDKLKFELDRALRELELWKSVAQNAGLKIPQNDERNASS, translated from the exons ATGGCCGCGACAGTAGGAATCGAGCAACAACACACTGATCTCAGCGAGATCACTACTTCTCCTGGTCACAAGCGGAAGCGGAATACCGAGTCGATATCTCCAGACTCGCGCCGTAGCAAACGACCAGCACCGCCTGCCACTATGAATGTCACCGACTCGGAGGCCCAGGCCTTCCTCGAGAACACGGCGGTGAGCATCGCCCAAGCCGCACACGACCAGGTCAATGTGGATGACTTCAGTGTGCTCGCTCAAGCGACTGCAGATCATGCCGAAGAGCCCGGCGATGCCAACAATGCTACTagcactgctgctgccgctctGAACATGTACCCTTCTCTGCATGTTCCGCAACCCACGGAAGAAACCTTTGTCAACCAGCAGACTTCGGAACCTCAGCATGATGAGAATGCCTTCAACATGTCCGGCCCCCACCCGGATGGCCTTCCCGCCATGCCACGCGCGGTAAACATGCACCCACAGTTGCAGAACGGTGTCCAGCAGGTGCAGCAAGTACAACAGGTTCAACAGGTTCCGCAGGAGCAGCGCTACACTCCTGCGTCCAACCCCAAGCCGGCCGTCGGATCAGAAGAATGGCACAAGATGCGTAAGGACAATCATAAAGAAG TGGAACGTCGCCGTCGTGAGACGATCAACGAGGGCATCAacgagctggccaagattgtGCCCGGATGCGAAAAGAATAAGGGCTCTATCCTTCAACGGGCAGTCTCATTCATCACCCAGCTCAAAGAGAACGAAACTCAAAACATTGAGAAATGGACtctggagaagctgctcaCAGAACAGGCCATCGCCGAGCTCAGCCAGTCGAACGATAAGCTCAAGTTTGAACTCGACCGCGCCCTTCGGGAACTGGAATTATGGAAGAGTGTAGCACAAAATGCCGGTCTCAAA